cgaacatttctttatatatatagactagGATCGGCCCACCCGTAGGGCGGGATATATTTCACTTGTGatctagattattattatttttgtatgatttgTGGTTTGTCTTATAGGTTTGCATTTGCAAACATGTGtataataatgatttttgtctttttgaaaGTTTTAGCTGAGGAAGGAttataagtaataaaatatattttgcttgTTTAGAAAAGTTATTTCTGTCGtccaaaaaattaattttacaatagtatatattagttaaattttatctacttttttgtcaacaaatttTATCtacttaattaaattttatctacttaattaaattatttgtaattcaatgaaaacatcagaaaactgaaattaaaaaaaaaaaagaaagatgaattcattttttaaaagatgactttttttatgtttgtatgaaagttatatatataatagttattttattattattttatcgaattaagttatattttacatatgtcTAGTTCAAGAccagtaaaatttattaattatgtatttattcATCTGCGAgtaataatttatagattttcacctatatgtattattatgttattactattttgtgttgATATAATGAATCTCCATGTTATCGGTTAAATAGTTATATTGCCCGGCATTATCGACTAAAGGAAGAACTTCATTGATTGTAcaatttgttaagaaaatatatttcaaactgAAGGAACATATAATGGATTACGGACCAGAACTAAATTGTTTCATGTTAAGAACATCTCCAAAATcaatttcaaaaattcaaatatgaaattttacctGCTCTAAAAGCAAGTTCAagactttaaatttttaagttttgtacGATTCATATTTTAAGTTCTAATatacaaaatttcatatttgaagttatttaCTTTAAAGTCCTTGAAATTATCTGTTTTTCAAATAACATAGTTAACTTTTATTGTTCTCACTTTAGTccttataattttattcttataCAATTAAGAACATCTTGCTGTTAACTATAGTATGTGGACTACATCATtattgaaggaaaaaaaaatagagcttTGAAACAAACAATGGAGCTCCACTATATTTTGCgagttataataatatttcttgaAAAAAGAGTTCACTTAGTGTACTGGAAGATAATCACTTAATTCTAAAattcaataataattttaaataatcaaaaccCAAATAACCCATAGTTGGAGTGCTCAGTGTTTGCTAGTTTTCTTTGAACTTGGGGCCTTTTTCATCATCAATAGGAGTCTCGGTGGAGGTTATGACTGAATCAGTATGCGTAGGCCATGGGTCTGTGCTGGCTGGACGTCTTTCAATAACTGGAACAGCATCAGATGCCCGTTTGTGTGAACCGAACACTGCGTTTCACCACTGTATTTGGGACCACAGAAAATTTTACAGCAGCCACATCATCAGAAACTCCACAGTTATTCAAATGTGAAGCTTAGTAAATGAACTAAAGCAGAAAGCTAAGTAACAACAAATCtcttatttagttattttcaaataaaagacGTTTTGATAAGGTAATTGTGCGCAGCATGAAAAGGAGAGACAACGCAAACAACACATGTATCTGGTCATGCTATTACAGTGATCCTTATGCAGTGAACGTACCTAGGGATGAGTTGAGAACGTAGCTATTAATTTCATATAATGTGACGGATTCAATTTTCTTAACATCACCATACTTGAAAGATGTGGCAGAGGAACCACTCTTTGCTCTACGGAGCCCGCAGTTGGTGTCTTTAATGTGGGAAGTATGTCACCGATATGGCATTGAGGAATACATGACCTGCACAGACAGATTAAGAGAGCATGAAAACTGATGTGTTCCTGTTCTTGTAAATGACATTCTCTCTCACTTCATTCATTCTCTGTCTAAAATGGAAAGAGCCATGGTCCAGACATGCAAAACAGACCTAGTTTACCAGCCATTGTGAACATTTTTGAGCAGGAAAACCTTAGGATCTCAGTCAGCTAAAGCCAAATCTGCCCAAAACCAGAGCAATACGAAACATCAATGGGTTTCAGACTTGATAAGAGTGATCAAGAGTCTTTCTACCTTCATTGTTGTTGCCCACCATGAGATATGCTTATGAAGCTCTGAACTCAAGTTTTCCATCTCAAATTATCAATCTACAGAGGAAGCTCCACCCATACCTAATTAAATAGGCCCACTAAAAAGGATGGAAAATATTATATTCCTGCACGCAAAACAATCTGAGCAGACGATCAAACAACAAAGGATTGAAATATTACATATCGGATTTTTTCCTGAAatctgaaaatgaaaataaaaactgaaTCTGATTTAGATAAAAGTTTATATCCGGTCAAGATCATGGTAAAGATCAATTTGTGGCCGGAACCAAAACATCAAACTAACAAAAGGTATAAACAATCCGATTCAGAGGACGAAACGGAAGAGAAGAACACAAAACAttgattttctctctctctctcaaagatGTGTAGAGAGTGAACAGAGAGAGAAAGCTCCCTCCCccataaatcaaaatatattcaGTTGATCTTAAGCAAAGCAAAATTTGCTCAGAACCACTAATGaacattatgaaaaaaaatatattgctgTTAGGAATTGTGAGGATGATGCTACGGATGAAGCTTACCTTTTTATAGAGTGGAGAATCACCGACTGCAAGAGGAATAAGAATCATTGAATGAGGGATCGTGGCTGTAGTGGGTCGAAAGAGTTAAGAAGTCGTTAATGGTGATGAATCAATCAAACTTGTAACGGTTAGGAGGTGAAGAATCGTTAGCGAAACGACATGAACAGTCACGAAGTTTCGACTCACACGACCTTTCAGAACCTCCATTGATGGTAGACAAAATTAGATTATTGGGGCGACGATTAACCCTATACTCGAGAAGGAGATGAACGCAAACAACGGGTCAAGTATTTTATCGGAAAAAGAAATAATGGGCCAAGTTTTTGTTTGTCTCTCAGCCCAATACATATTATTCAAAACCTAGAAATAATCAAACCGTATAAGCCCATAAGAAAATCAAAACTCAGCAAAGCTTTTTCATTTACGATACACGTGTCGCGCCATCAGGAGTCGAATTTCTGACGTGGCATCCTACGTGGCTTAAGCAGGAGGGAGTAAACtgttctttatataataagatttgaGCAGTCAGTTTTTTATGTGTCGCGCTCATGTTAGCTTTCACGGTGGTTTATTACACTTACAcccttaataaattaaaaatattgttagtgatttctatttttttttattattagtgaTTTCCATTAATAACAATCtatgtttcctttttcttaataaaactgtaattaactttttaatataattttcctttttattaaaacacataaataataaaaagaatttttttataaaatataaacataaaaatttatacaaaaacaaatttagtttttttattctttatgtttcctacaacaaaaaataaaaaaattcaataacttttaaaaatttactcataaatatatataaaaataacttcacaaaaacttaaaaacaaaataattcagatatgtttttctaaaagataataatatttattataaatatcttttgatctaataattaataaaaaataatttggaacaacataaatgattatttaataTCTTATGTTTTCCGAAAATTAGTATATcttatgattattttaaaaccaaataaatatgttataaCGTGAGGCTACAACAATATAAATAGAATTTcttatttatcaatatatttttgattgaatgattagaattttcataataaaatttattaacacttcaattttttaattttatggaaaacagcatatatcaaattatacataatcttacaaaatatatttttcatcctAAAATAAAAGCAAAAACAATTGTGATCAGAAAATCGATACAATTCAATATActaaattatgaaaaatcaaatcaaaccatTATTAAGATTTAGTGTGTAGTAGTGTTCTGCTGtatgaattttcaaaatattacaagTTATGTTTATTAATGCAATTctgatttaatattaatgtttcctattttctaaaacaatatataCCCATTGTTACAAAAAACAccaatatatttacaaatataagaaaatgaacTTAACTACatgaaattaagaaaataatagtccaattttaatataattaaaaatcattgtttaatttaaaataatagatataatttaacacaaaaaaatatatttaaaattatacaatatattatatgtgAAATCATATATCTAATTAAGATGAGAACATAATAATACATAACAAActgacttttcaaataatattataaatattagaaattaacttaaaagttataaataaagattttttttatcaattgttttCATAAAACCTTAACATAAATGTTTGTATATGTGCATGAGCACAGGAAAATCACCTAGTTTGTaagtaaaagaaaaagtttagtCAATAGTGAACCAAAAGCCATAAGATGTCCCAAAAGAGCAGGAAAAACATATTAAGGATATTTCCAGACCGTACCTGTGAGAATGTTGTAAGCTATCTTTGAAAGTTTCAAAAAGACAAGAACATATTTCCAAAAATACTTTAGATTCAACATTTGGAATGACTTAGGTCATTTGATGTATTTAGACACACTTGAAGCAAAACAGAGTTGATCACATCCGACACCTGACAGCTAAACTCAATGACATACACCACGCAGGCGCAATAGCAAAACACGTTACTCTCTTTCTATCAATATTCCCCAACCTATCCGGATGACGAACCACTTACAAAGCCAACATTGTAGCTACACCAGACCCGAGAGAATGTCCAGCAAGTAAAACTCGGATACTTCACCACCAATTCTTTCAAAACTTTACATTCCTCATCTTCAACAGCCCGTTGTGCACATACCCGACCACCATCAAACTTCATTTCCCTAAGCTTGTTATCTAAAAGCACAGCATATTCGCAACTCAGCCCCGGATGGCAACAACGACATCTTTATGATCAAGATATAGTATATACGCTGGAGCATGACCCTGAGTGTCTTGATAAGTCTTCTTTAGAAACAAGCAATCTTGTTTCATGATCATAAACAAGATTGCTTGATATGGGATTGCTTGTTTATCCCATATCCATATCCTTGTGGAGGCTCCCATAGAGGAATTTGGATGTCACCTTCGTAAATAGATAAGATGCAGCGGCAAAAGGCAGAAACTCTCCGACAATCTTGACTGTCCTGACCAGCAGTGTAAAGATAGCGTTTGTAATCTCAACGTGCACAGCCAAGAGAGTAACAACATTCTAGAAGAGGGCAACAACCACATAGAATCGACATGAACAGGTTGGACTCACTCATACCATCATCATATAGCTATGAAACAAAGGTATAAACTTTAATTTTCAATCCGAGAAATTTTGTAACTTTAGTATACACTGaactaaaaattacaaaaagtaACCAAACTTTGTTTTTTAAGAACAAAATTATCCACTATGAACTTGCTCGTCTCtgattgttcttttttttagtttgtttcttttatcCCATCTTGGTGAGAGCAATTTGGTCAAGGTGCAATTATTGTGTGTTGCCTTAAGTGTTTGTACTTCTGTTCCACGTTGAACAGTCTCCAGCTTTCTCCAAAGTCTTTAGACAAGACCAGCTTCAGAGCTTCCACCCCTTCTGCTAAAGCTCCATCAATCTTTTCCCACAAACACACagagatgcaaaaaaaaataaaaataaagagagagatcATTTCCTAGTGTTTGATTTAAACACACATAAATGCTCAAAAAGACTTTTACCCGTTCACGAGCTAGCATGCTGAACTTCTGCAACAAGAACGCCTTTGGATCCATTTGTCCAGGAGGCTTCCCAATTCCTTTTAACATTAATTAGTAGATGATAAGAACAACAAGAGCTAGATTTAGAACCCAAATATCAGAGAAATAATGTTAAGTTACAAGAGAGGGTCCAAACTAACCGATTCGTAGCCTTGCAAATTCCTTATTGCCTCGGAAATGGTGCATTACTGACTTTAACCTGAGAAGAACACAAGCAAGTATACACAATAACAGTTTTCAATAGATTGATTCACATATTATAATGGTCTAAGTTAAGCAAGTTACTGATGAACTCTGTTTTACACATGGCCCACAgcctatataaaataaaaatgtaccCGTTGTGACATCCATGGCCTCCTTTTTCTTGAAGGCGAAGAACACCACATGGCAATTGTGTGTCATCGTGCACCTACATCACCACAGCAACAATGAAATTAAGTGTCTTATGCTGCTAAGGAGATTGTAAGAATGGGTAGGGGCCGCTTGAGAGACAGAAAGAGTATTAGGATTTACCACAAGCACACGATTGAGAGGTAACTTGTAATAAGCCGCGAGAGGTCCACTCTGATCAGTTTCAGGAGAGGTGGAGTTAGTAAGAAAAGCAATAGATTCTTATGACCCATACATCTCTTTCACACATGAAAGCTTCTTATCGACCTCTAACATGTCTATAGAGAAAACCTAACCTTGGTTAATGGATGAAACACATTCAAGAATATATGTTTTGGTACAACAAGAGACCACTTTAAATCATTCAGGTTTCATCTACTTTTCTACTCAACCTGGATCTCACAAATTTGATATGCTGCCAAGATGCAATAGTTTACACATGAATAATAGGAGAAGCAAAATTTACTGATTCACCGCTCAAGTTCATGTAAGTTTGCGGCTTTGCCAGGATAACAGGGACATCGCCCACGAAACCTGACAGAAGGACAAGACAAAATTAGAAGAAGCCCTCCTTAATGCAAACATCAAACTAACAGAGTTATTTGTTCATACATGTTATGGATAATACCTTGTCCCATTATAGCCTTGAAATTTAGCAGGTTCATCTGAATCCCCACTGACTCAGCaaaaacatctatcatctcgaACCCAATCTGCAACATAGTAGCCAAACAAGAGCAGACATCTTGAGAATCAACGCAGGCAGATCCAAGTTGTTTTAATAACTTTAAGGACTAAAGAAGTGTGGGTACATTGTGTCTAGTGCCATTGTATTTGTCGCCAGGATTTCCCAATCCAAGAAAGAGCCATGGCTGCTGATGAACAGAAGTGCAGTAGCAACGCCTTGACAACTTGCCA
The Brassica napus cultivar Da-Ae chromosome A1, Da-Ae, whole genome shotgun sequence DNA segment above includes these coding regions:
- the LOC111197783 gene encoding peptidyl-tRNA hydrolase, mitochondrial; translation: MMLGKLSRRCYCTSVHQQPWLFLGLGNPGDKYNGTRHNIGFEMIDVFAESVGIQMNLLNFKAIMGQGFVGDVPVILAKPQTYMNLSGESSGPLAAYYKLPLNRVLVVHDDTQLPCGVLRLQEKGGHGCHNGLKSVMHHFRGNKEFARLRIGIGKPPGQMDPKAFLLQKFSMLARERIDGALAEGVEALKLVLSKDFGESWRLFNVEQKYKHLRQHTIIAP